The following are from one region of the Klebsiella aerogenes genome:
- a CDS encoding alpha/beta hydrolase, with product MMKSIRFTNAEITMAGNLFLPENFNESACYPAIVVVHPSGGVKEQTSGLYAEKLARHGYITLAFDAAYQGESSGEPRQLENPYHRVEDISAAIDYLVAQHCVDEQRIGVVGICAGGGYAIHATMMDRRIKALGTVSAVNYGDMYRQGWEGNQQPASSLELLQMAAEQRTAEAKGAATGYLPTTPNSMAEAPNRDFAEAYEYYRTPRAMHRNAPSRLTTRSLAQLVTYDAFNLADIFLTQPMLVIAGSEAGTRWMTEEIYQRAASQNKNLHIVNGATHIAMYDQPEYVSEATGKFVSFFAENL from the coding sequence ATGATGAAATCCATTCGCTTTACCAATGCCGAAATCACCATGGCGGGGAATCTGTTCCTGCCCGAGAATTTCAACGAATCCGCATGCTATCCAGCTATTGTGGTCGTTCATCCGAGCGGCGGCGTTAAAGAACAAACGTCGGGCCTGTATGCTGAAAAACTGGCGCGCCATGGCTACATTACCCTGGCGTTTGATGCTGCTTATCAGGGGGAAAGCAGCGGGGAGCCTCGTCAGCTTGAAAACCCATACCACCGGGTGGAAGACATTAGCGCGGCTATAGACTATCTGGTGGCTCAGCACTGCGTCGATGAGCAGCGAATCGGCGTCGTTGGCATCTGCGCTGGCGGCGGCTATGCCATTCACGCCACCATGATGGATCGCCGAATTAAAGCACTTGGCACCGTCAGCGCCGTTAACTATGGCGACATGTATCGCCAGGGCTGGGAAGGCAATCAGCAGCCTGCATCATCCCTTGAACTTCTGCAAATGGCAGCGGAACAACGTACTGCGGAGGCAAAAGGCGCAGCCACTGGCTATCTGCCCACCACCCCAAACTCCATGGCGGAGGCGCCAAACAGAGATTTTGCAGAAGCTTATGAATACTATCGCACGCCACGGGCAATGCATCGCAATGCGCCGAGTCGGCTCACTACCCGCAGCCTTGCGCAACTGGTTACCTACGATGCCTTCAACCTCGCCGATATTTTTCTGACTCAGCCCATGCTGGTAATCGCGGGCAGCGAGGCGGGAACGCGCTGGATGACGGAAGAGATTTATCAGCGAGCCGCAAGCCAGAATAAAAACCTGCATATCGTTAATGGTGCTACCCATATCGCCATGTATGACCAGCCTGAATATGTGTCGGAAGCGACAGGCAAATTTGTCTCTTTCTTCGCAGAAAATCTGTAG
- a CDS encoding SDR family NAD(P)-dependent oxidoreductase has protein sequence MKYTLITGASSGIGKALSYQFASRGYNLIITARREDELQKLKQDIESRYAVQVIAKPCDLAQEGQAEHLYRQLADFELVMLINNAGFGDFSMPWDIDLAKATRMLDLNVKALTTLSLLYTRDYADREATLINVSSVGGYSLFDIAVTYCATKFFVAAFTEGLAQNLRDQGKKMRAKVIAPGPTQSEFVTHSSDHGGISGDGLFAEDSFITAEKLAEYTWQLFDSDSTVGIVNADRQLMLKSPVYPYINVPH, from the coding sequence ATGAAATATACCCTTATCACCGGCGCCAGTTCAGGCATCGGCAAAGCCCTTAGCTATCAGTTCGCTTCCCGCGGCTACAACCTGATTATCACCGCCCGACGCGAGGACGAATTGCAGAAACTTAAACAGGATATTGAAAGCCGGTATGCGGTGCAGGTCATCGCAAAACCGTGCGATCTGGCGCAGGAAGGCCAGGCAGAACACCTGTATCGCCAGTTGGCTGATTTCGAGCTTGTCATGCTTATCAATAATGCAGGGTTTGGCGATTTCTCCATGCCCTGGGATATCGATTTAGCGAAAGCGACCCGGATGCTGGATTTAAATGTTAAGGCCCTGACCACGCTCTCCCTTCTGTATACCCGGGATTATGCCGATCGGGAGGCGACGCTGATTAATGTGTCATCCGTCGGCGGTTATTCACTCTTTGATATCGCCGTTACCTACTGCGCGACTAAGTTCTTTGTCGCCGCATTTACCGAGGGGCTGGCGCAGAATCTGCGTGACCAGGGCAAAAAAATGCGGGCAAAAGTGATCGCGCCAGGTCCAACACAGAGTGAATTCGTTACTCATTCTTCAGACCATGGTGGCATCAGTGGCGATGGATTGTTTGCCGAGGACTCATTTATTACCGCGGAAAAGCTGGCGGAATACACATGGCAACTGTTTGACAGCGACAGTACGGTAGGCATCGTCAATGCCGACCGCCAGTTGATGCTTAAGTCACCCGTTTATCCTTACATTAACGTCCCGCATTAA
- a CDS encoding alpha/beta hydrolase has protein sequence MSHEQAVSFRHNSWQVAATLRLPEGFDASQKYPAIVCAHPISSCKEQTSGAVYGQKLTEAGFITLAFDASTQGESEGEPRFSENPSTRVEDFRCAIDYLVTLAYVDEDRIGVLGVCGGGGYAVSAATIDHRFKAVATVVAANYGRIMREGDSSPDAALRTIDALGKQRTAEARGAAALVVGYIPDNAEALANAHINDIDLIEAVDYYTTPRGQKPGSPNKLRLTSTAPALNWDAFAFTEKLLIQPLHIVIGDVPGGFGSYRDGYELYQRARSVEKTLQVVKGVSHYDLYDRPEATAQALSEIIPFFNKHLGA, from the coding sequence ATGTCTCATGAACAAGCCGTTTCATTCCGGCACAACAGCTGGCAAGTTGCCGCCACTCTCCGCTTACCTGAGGGATTTGATGCCAGCCAGAAATACCCGGCGATTGTTTGCGCCCATCCTATTAGCAGTTGTAAAGAACAGACATCCGGCGCAGTCTACGGCCAGAAGCTGACTGAAGCGGGATTTATTACTCTTGCTTTCGATGCCTCGACCCAGGGCGAAAGCGAGGGGGAACCACGCTTTAGCGAAAACCCATCCACCCGCGTGGAAGACTTTCGCTGCGCGATAGACTATCTGGTGACTTTAGCCTACGTAGATGAAGATCGTATTGGGGTTTTAGGCGTGTGTGGTGGCGGTGGATATGCCGTCAGCGCCGCCACCATTGATCACCGTTTCAAAGCCGTTGCCACCGTGGTTGCCGCCAATTATGGGCGCATTATGCGTGAGGGGGATTCCAGTCCGGATGCCGCGCTCAGAACGATTGACGCGCTGGGTAAACAGCGCACTGCTGAAGCTCGGGGAGCCGCTGCTCTTGTTGTCGGTTATATTCCTGACAATGCAGAAGCACTGGCGAATGCGCACATCAACGATATCGACCTCATTGAGGCAGTTGATTACTACACGACCCCACGTGGGCAAAAGCCAGGCTCGCCTAACAAACTGAGACTTACCAGCACCGCACCGGCCTTAAACTGGGATGCTTTTGCCTTTACGGAAAAGTTACTGATACAGCCATTACATATTGTTATTGGCGATGTTCCTGGCGGTTTCGGTTCTTATCGCGACGGTTATGAACTTTATCAGCGCGCACGCTCCGTTGAGAAAACGCTGCAGGTTGTGAAAGGGGTATCTCACTATGATCTGTATGATCGTCCGGAAGCGACGGCACAAGCGCTGTCGGAGATTATTCCATTCTTTAATAAACATTTAGGCGCATAA
- a CDS encoding DinB family protein encodes MDTNTIITLFRYKRWIDIETLQAIKRIDASVNAEKRHLTLRLMNHIHVVDMIFKANITGQKHVYTALNTPETPSADELLITMTECTDWYIQHVNFMSLVDLAETIKFQFVDGGHGEMKAVDMLNHVLFHGTYHRGAVGWLLSESGVTPPKDVLTVFLRDHNHE; translated from the coding sequence ATGGATACTAACACAATAATTACGCTGTTTAGATACAAGCGCTGGATAGATATTGAAACACTACAAGCGATTAAAAGAATCGATGCGTCTGTAAATGCGGAAAAACGCCATCTGACGCTCAGATTGATGAATCACATACATGTGGTTGATATGATCTTCAAGGCTAACATTACCGGACAGAAGCATGTCTACACCGCACTGAACACGCCAGAGACCCCCTCTGCTGATGAGCTTCTGATAACGATGACAGAATGTACAGACTGGTATATTCAACATGTCAATTTCATGTCCCTCGTTGACCTTGCGGAAACAATTAAATTCCAGTTTGTCGATGGCGGACATGGTGAGATGAAGGCGGTCGATATGCTCAATCATGTGCTGTTTCACGGGACATATCATCGTGGCGCAGTAGGTTGGCTACTTTCAGAAAGTGGTGTAACCCCGCCGAAAGACGTACTGACCGTTTTTCTAAGAGACCATAACCACGAGTAA
- a CDS encoding VOC family protein, which translates to MRIAKPVTNLEGSFLMYSQGLGLHKIAEFDDHDGFNGIMLGREDLRWHIEFTFCQNHPIQPLHTKEDLLVLYYSDEDEWAHTCERMIDAGFRVTTSFNPYWDVNGKTFVDHDGYRVVVQNKAWA; encoded by the coding sequence ATGCGTATTGCTAAACCGGTCACCAATCTCGAAGGATCTTTTCTGATGTACAGCCAAGGGCTGGGTCTACATAAAATTGCTGAATTCGACGATCATGACGGTTTTAATGGAATAATGTTAGGGCGGGAAGACTTGAGATGGCACATAGAATTTACCTTTTGCCAAAACCATCCCATTCAACCTTTACACACTAAAGAGGATCTACTCGTTCTTTATTATTCGGATGAAGATGAATGGGCTCATACCTGTGAAAGAATGATCGATGCTGGTTTCAGAGTGACAACGTCATTCAATCCTTACTGGGACGTTAACGGAAAAACCTTTGTTGACCACGACGGATATAGGGTCGTTGTCCAAAACAAGGCTTGGGCATAA
- the arsH gene encoding arsenical resistance protein ArsH produces the protein MEQFPALNTECFDQHIAERLHLQEQPRILILYGSVRERSYSRFAAEEAGRLLTAMGAEVKLFNPSGLPLPDDAPDTHPKVTELRGLVRWCDGMVWSSPERHGAMSAVMKAQIDWIPLSEGAVRPSQGKTLAVMQVCGGSQSFNAVNQMRILGRWMRMFTIPNQSSVAKAWQEFDENGRMKPSSWYDRIVDVAEELFKITLLLKGHVEYLADRYSERKESHQELSSRVNQEKI, from the coding sequence ACCTGCAGGAGCAGCCACGGATTCTGATCCTGTATGGCTCAGTAAGAGAGCGCTCCTACAGCCGTTTTGCCGCGGAAGAAGCTGGTCGCCTGCTGACGGCGATGGGCGCGGAGGTAAAACTCTTTAACCCCTCCGGTTTACCCCTGCCGGATGATGCGCCGGACACGCACCCTAAAGTCACCGAGCTACGCGGTCTGGTCAGATGGTGTGACGGGATGGTGTGGAGTTCTCCGGAACGGCACGGGGCTATGAGCGCAGTTATGAAGGCGCAGATTGACTGGATACCCTTAAGTGAAGGCGCGGTTCGTCCTTCGCAGGGCAAAACACTTGCGGTAATGCAGGTCTGCGGCGGTTCTCAGTCCTTCAATGCAGTGAACCAGATGCGTATTCTGGGCCGCTGGATGCGGATGTTTACGATCCCCAACCAGTCCTCCGTAGCCAAGGCATGGCAAGAGTTCGACGAAAACGGACGAATGAAACCCTCATCCTGGTATGATCGTATCGTCGATGTAGCAGAAGAATTGTTCAAAATTACTTTGTTACTTAAAGGCCATGTTGAATATCTGGCAGACCGATACAGCGAACGAAAGGAAAGTCATCAGGAACTCTCATCCCGCGTTAATCAGGAAAAAATATAA